One Cytophagales bacterium DNA window includes the following coding sequences:
- a CDS encoding DUF6702 family protein, translating into MIKSLFCYLVCLPAFVFNGPSVAHDRHPFHISVTEILHKPEEKVIQMTVRLFQDDMEQGLQEFTGNVELDILNKEDSVYLTEIIGQYVLNNLSLTTKKELTLNYLGFEYDNDVIYCYIESVKVKPFDQLTISNELLTSTFDDQENLVHVKKANKVKSLRMTSNKSLETLEWDTKK; encoded by the coding sequence ATGATCAAATCTCTATTTTGCTACCTGGTATGCTTGCCTGCCTTCGTTTTTAATGGTCCCTCAGTAGCGCACGACCGCCACCCTTTTCATATCAGTGTGACGGAGATCCTTCATAAACCTGAAGAAAAAGTGATCCAGATGACTGTCCGCTTGTTTCAGGATGATATGGAGCAAGGTTTGCAGGAGTTTACCGGCAATGTGGAGCTTGATATTCTTAATAAAGAAGATTCGGTCTATTTGACAGAAATCATTGGCCAATATGTGTTGAACAACCTTTCATTGACTACTAAAAAGGAATTGACACTCAATTATCTAGGCTTTGAATATGATAATGATGTCATATACTGTTATATCGAATCGGTGAAGGTCAAACCGTTTGATCAACTCACCATCTCCAATGAATTGCTTACTTCCACTTTTGATGATCAGGAGAACCTGGTGCATGTAAAGAAAGCCAACAAAGTGAAGAGCCTTCGAATGACCTCCAACAAAAGTCTGGAAACACTGGAGTGGGATACGAAGAAGTAG
- a CDS encoding deoxyribodipyrimidine photo-lyase — protein sequence MRKTKINIVWIKRDIRTQDHAPLEAAETAGLPYLILYVFMPEVMAHPDAALRHHQFCWHALKEQSQRLKPFNREVTICYGSINEVFGYYTDQYEVDQVFSYQESGTEFTWQQDRIAKHIFESKGINWREFQRDGIERGIRDRKCWDKRWFQTMYAPLIQNHYSQNEIGSFDNPFPLTEPLIASFEDYPATFQPAGERHAWQYLKSFVAERGKRYHLDISKPAKSRYSCGRISPYLAWGNLSIKQAYQFIKNHPNQKTNKRAFNGICTRLKWHCHFIQKFEVECTYETICINRGYESLEHNTQDKIIQTWESGKTGYPMVDACMRCVTETGWINFRMRAMLVSFFCHHLDQNWKDGVYHLARQFLDYEPGIHYPQFQMQAGTTGVNTVRIYNPVKQSQDHDPKGEFIKKWIPELSKIPTEHIHEPWKIPPLEAATLGFELGRDYAAPIVNLEKAGKAARAKIWGHRKNSEVRKEKERILQTHTRNNQAKREEARD from the coding sequence TTGAGAAAGACCAAAATCAATATCGTTTGGATCAAGCGGGATATCCGAACACAAGATCATGCACCGCTGGAAGCTGCCGAAACCGCAGGATTACCCTACTTGATATTATATGTCTTCATGCCGGAAGTCATGGCTCATCCGGATGCAGCGTTGCGACATCATCAGTTTTGCTGGCATGCGTTGAAGGAGCAAAGCCAGAGGCTTAAACCCTTTAATAGAGAGGTTACGATCTGTTACGGAAGTATCAATGAGGTATTTGGGTATTACACCGATCAATATGAAGTGGATCAGGTGTTTTCTTATCAAGAAAGTGGTACTGAATTCACCTGGCAGCAAGATCGGATAGCAAAGCACATATTCGAGAGCAAAGGGATCAATTGGAGAGAGTTTCAAAGAGATGGCATTGAGCGGGGTATTCGAGATCGGAAATGCTGGGACAAACGGTGGTTCCAGACCATGTATGCACCTCTTATTCAAAATCATTACAGCCAAAATGAAATAGGATCATTTGACAACCCATTTCCTCTCACAGAACCACTCATCGCTTCTTTTGAGGATTATCCGGCAACTTTTCAACCGGCCGGAGAGCGGCATGCTTGGCAATACTTAAAGTCATTTGTCGCTGAACGAGGGAAACGCTACCATCTGGATATTTCAAAGCCAGCCAAAAGCCGGTATTCCTGTGGGCGCATTTCGCCTTATCTGGCATGGGGTAACCTGAGTATCAAGCAGGCTTACCAGTTCATCAAAAATCATCCGAATCAAAAAACGAACAAACGTGCGTTCAATGGTATCTGTACGCGGTTGAAGTGGCACTGTCATTTCATTCAGAAATTTGAAGTAGAGTGCACCTACGAGACCATTTGCATTAATCGCGGTTATGAATCTCTGGAACACAATACGCAGGATAAGATCATCCAGACCTGGGAATCTGGTAAGACAGGCTATCCGATGGTGGATGCGTGCATGCGATGTGTAACTGAGACAGGCTGGATCAATTTTCGGATGCGCGCCATGTTGGTTTCTTTCTTTTGTCATCACCTGGATCAAAACTGGAAGGATGGGGTTTATCATTTGGCCCGTCAATTTCTGGACTATGAACCGGGGATTCATTATCCACAGTTTCAGATGCAGGCAGGAACCACTGGTGTGAATACTGTTCGTATTTACAATCCGGTGAAGCAAAGTCAAGACCATGATCCAAAAGGGGAATTCATCAAGAAATGGATCCCGGAATTGAGTAAAATTCCAACAGAACACATTCATGAACCCTGGAAAATCCCTCCTTTGGAAGCAGCGACTCTCGGGTTTGAATTGGGAAGAGATTATGCTGCACCCATTGTTAATCTGGAAAAAGCAGGGAAAGCTGCCCGAGCAAAAATTTGGGGTCATCGCAAGAACTCGGAAGTACGAAAAGAAAAAGAACGCATCCTTCAGACCCATACCAGGAACAACCAAGCAAAAAGAGAGGAGGCCAGGGATTAA
- a CDS encoding FAD-binding domain-containing protein — translation MEQTVDFQTSVTFPRELNEIEARIQSIDPVLYARTRNFEEGAVTRLSPYISRGVISTKQVFDHVMSLDLAWEQTEKFVQELAWRDYWQQVWISKGDLIDSDLKQEQQPVTHYQVPDALLQANTGIEAVDRALKTLFETGYMHNHTRMYVAAIACNFGQSQWRQPARWMYYHLLDGDWASNALSWQWVAGANANKKYYANQENVNKYFNSIQRGTIMDRAYKDFAEICVPEELKATSHFNATTSLPTQQELDVDAEAEILIYNYYNLDPHWHANHSANRVLLLEPSFFEKYPVSQKCLEFVLDLSKNIPGIQVFVGEFQDLKQVFPTARFTFKEHPTNAHYSGKEEPRDWMADVQGYFPSFFAFWKKYKKKLV, via the coding sequence ATGGAGCAAACTGTAGACTTTCAAACATCAGTAACTTTCCCCAGGGAACTGAATGAAATCGAAGCCAGGATACAATCGATTGATCCGGTACTCTACGCCCGAACCCGGAATTTTGAGGAAGGTGCTGTCACTCGTTTAAGCCCCTATATTTCGAGGGGGGTGATTTCAACCAAGCAGGTTTTTGATCATGTCATGAGTTTGGACCTGGCCTGGGAACAGACCGAAAAGTTCGTACAGGAACTGGCCTGGAGAGACTATTGGCAGCAGGTATGGATTTCGAAAGGCGACTTGATTGACTCAGATCTCAAACAGGAGCAGCAACCTGTAACTCATTATCAAGTACCGGATGCCCTATTGCAGGCTAATACGGGAATTGAAGCAGTGGATCGAGCTTTAAAAACCCTCTTCGAAACGGGGTACATGCACAACCATACGCGAATGTATGTGGCGGCGATCGCTTGCAATTTTGGTCAATCACAGTGGCGACAGCCCGCCAGGTGGATGTATTATCATTTATTGGATGGCGATTGGGCGAGTAATGCACTTAGCTGGCAATGGGTGGCCGGTGCCAATGCCAACAAGAAGTACTACGCCAATCAGGAAAATGTCAACAAGTATTTCAATTCGATTCAGCGAGGTACGATCATGGACAGAGCTTATAAAGATTTCGCCGAGATTTGCGTTCCGGAGGAATTGAAAGCTACTTCTCATTTCAATGCAACGACTTCTTTACCTACTCAACAAGAATTGGACGTAGATGCCGAGGCAGAAATTCTGATTTATAATTACTATAACCTTGACCCGCATTGGCACGCTAATCATTCGGCTAACCGGGTGTTGTTGCTGGAACCTTCCTTTTTTGAGAAGTATCCAGTCAGTCAAAAGTGTCTGGAATTTGTGCTTGATCTGTCCAAAAACATTCCCGGAATACAAGTGTTTGTAGGAGAGTTTCAGGACTTGAAACAAGTGTTTCCTACCGCTCGATTCACGTTCAAAGAGCATCCGACCAATGCGCATTATTCGGGTAAAGAGGAGCCTAGAGACTGGATGGCTGATGTGCAAGGATATTTCCCTTCGTTTTTTGCCTTTTGGAAAAAGTATAAAAAGAAGCTGGTCTAA
- a CDS encoding 2'-5' RNA ligase family protein yields the protein MASLYFIAVLPPEEESNQITELKHYCKSHFGSGHALKSPPHITLHMPFKWNDKKRAALDQCLSQVATATDPFEVRLRDFDFFEPRVVFVDVIENPVLKQLQQQLAKQMRLDLSLFNADYKDRPFHPHVTIAFRDLKKPKFFEAKTHFSQQELSMNFEIRDLVLLKHDGKGWQVDQRFSFAIR from the coding sequence GTGGCTTCGCTTTACTTTATTGCCGTACTTCCTCCTGAAGAGGAATCGAATCAAATTACTGAATTGAAACACTATTGTAAATCGCATTTTGGTTCGGGTCATGCTTTGAAATCACCACCGCATATCACACTGCACATGCCTTTCAAGTGGAATGACAAAAAGCGAGCAGCTTTGGATCAGTGCTTGAGCCAGGTCGCAACAGCCACGGATCCTTTTGAGGTACGACTTAGGGACTTTGACTTTTTTGAACCCAGGGTAGTTTTTGTGGATGTGATAGAAAACCCGGTACTGAAACAGTTGCAACAGCAATTGGCAAAGCAAATGCGCCTCGATTTGAGTTTGTTCAATGCAGACTACAAAGACCGACCTTTTCATCCGCACGTGACCATAGCATTTCGGGACCTTAAAAAACCGAAATTCTTTGAGGCAAAGACACATTTCTCGCAGCAAGAACTATCCATGAATTTTGAAATCAGAGACCTGGTGCTACTCAAGCATGATGGAAAGGGGTGGCAGGTGGATCAGCGATTTTCATTTGCAATTCGATAA
- a CDS encoding zinc-dependent metalloprotease, which yields MKKSITLWALILCLVFSAASQKKKKQATPTPKATVASFTSKMTRHDGFFNFFSDEKQGKIYLLIENLGQEFLYVNSLAAGVGSNDIGLDRGQLGNERVVRFERHGNKVLMIQPNQGYRAVSDNYDEVKSVAEAFASSAIGGFTIKMEDGNNLLVDITDFLLRDSHGISQRLKRTQQGSYSLDKTRSAVYLPATFNFPKNTEFESILTFRGVAQGAWIRSVAPSSDAITVRTHHSLIELPDDNYEPREFDPRSGFISMSYQDYATPIEDALVKRLIIRHRLQKKDPSAARSEPVEPIIYYLDRGAPEPIRSALIDGAKWWNQAFEAAGFINAFRVEVMPEGAHPLDVRYNIIQWVHRSTRGWSYGSSVVDPRTGEILKGHVSLGSLRVRQDFLIAEGLLNPYESGGEVPNDMKEMALARLRQLSAHEVGHTIGLVHNFASSINNRASVMDYPHPYIKMDAQGNIDLSEAYDTNIGEWDKIAIRFGYGEFDSMDDARQVLDQAFAEGFRHISDRDARPTNGAHPVAHLWDNGTSAAEELNRMMDIRSKIISNFGDKAIREGRPMSDIENVLVPMYLFHRYQVDATAKIVGGLNYNYKVRGDEQVSTEFIPGADQVAALDALIATLKPEALRLPESLLKMIPPVAQGYSKGRENFVSKAGPAFDYFAAAETASSLPIMFLLNAHRANRLEMLKARNNDQPGLSTILNKLTSATWKSPAADAQDRALQKIVEMEYVEGLMKLYTHKDAYDDIKAMARNELVNIQKYAKARNDYYYSYAAEKIGAFLEDPGDFKGGPMIKAPDGSPIGSHQHSALCSHGY from the coding sequence ATGAAAAAATCCATCACTTTATGGGCACTGATCCTGTGCCTCGTTTTTTCGGCAGCCAGCCAAAAAAAGAAAAAGCAAGCGACACCTACACCCAAGGCGACTGTTGCTTCTTTCACTTCCAAAATGACCCGTCATGACGGCTTTTTCAATTTCTTTTCTGATGAAAAGCAAGGGAAAATCTACCTGCTCATCGAGAACCTCGGGCAAGAATTTCTTTACGTCAACTCACTGGCCGCTGGTGTAGGCTCCAATGACATAGGACTGGACCGGGGCCAATTGGGCAATGAGCGTGTGGTAAGATTCGAAAGACATGGCAATAAAGTGCTCATGATCCAGCCTAATCAGGGCTATCGCGCCGTAAGCGACAACTACGACGAAGTGAAATCCGTGGCAGAGGCCTTTGCTTCCTCCGCCATCGGTGGATTCACGATCAAAATGGAAGACGGCAATAATTTGTTGGTGGACATCACAGACTTTCTCCTTAGAGATTCACATGGCATCAGCCAACGACTGAAAAGAACCCAACAGGGTAGCTATAGCCTGGATAAAACCAGGTCTGCAGTTTACTTACCTGCTACCTTCAATTTCCCGAAGAACACAGAATTTGAGTCCATCCTTACATTCAGAGGTGTGGCGCAGGGAGCCTGGATCCGATCTGTCGCCCCGAGCTCAGATGCCATCACGGTTCGTACGCACCATTCCTTAATCGAACTACCAGATGACAATTATGAACCTAGAGAATTTGATCCAAGGTCAGGTTTCATTTCCATGTCCTATCAGGATTACGCTACACCCATCGAAGATGCACTGGTCAAAAGGTTGATCATTCGTCACAGGCTTCAGAAAAAAGACCCTTCAGCCGCTAGAAGTGAGCCCGTAGAACCGATCATTTATTACCTGGACCGTGGGGCTCCGGAGCCGATTCGTTCTGCGCTGATTGACGGAGCCAAGTGGTGGAATCAAGCTTTTGAGGCAGCTGGATTTATCAATGCATTCCGTGTGGAAGTCATGCCGGAAGGCGCGCATCCGCTGGATGTTCGTTACAATATCATTCAATGGGTACATCGTTCTACCAGAGGTTGGTCTTACGGTAGTTCAGTCGTAGATCCACGAACAGGTGAGATCCTTAAAGGACATGTGAGTCTCGGCTCTTTGCGTGTAAGACAGGATTTCCTAATTGCAGAAGGATTGTTAAACCCTTACGAGTCTGGAGGAGAAGTACCTAATGACATGAAGGAAATGGCACTCGCTCGTTTGCGACAGTTATCCGCACATGAGGTGGGTCACACCATTGGACTGGTGCACAATTTTGCTTCAAGTATCAACAACCGTGCTTCGGTTATGGATTATCCCCATCCTTACATCAAAATGGATGCACAAGGAAACATTGACCTGAGTGAAGCGTACGATACCAACATCGGAGAATGGGACAAAATAGCCATTCGCTTTGGGTATGGTGAGTTTGATTCCATGGATGATGCACGACAGGTACTCGATCAGGCGTTCGCCGAGGGTTTCCGACACATTTCCGATCGGGATGCACGACCTACCAATGGTGCTCATCCTGTAGCGCATTTGTGGGATAATGGTACAAGTGCCGCAGAAGAACTGAACCGAATGATGGATATCCGTAGCAAGATTATCAGCAACTTCGGTGATAAAGCCATTCGGGAAGGGCGACCTATGTCAGACATTGAGAATGTTTTGGTGCCGATGTATTTGTTCCATCGCTATCAAGTCGATGCGACTGCTAAGATTGTCGGTGGGCTAAACTACAATTACAAAGTACGCGGTGATGAACAGGTTTCTACCGAATTCATCCCAGGCGCTGATCAGGTCGCAGCATTAGATGCCCTGATCGCTACGCTGAAGCCGGAAGCATTAAGATTACCTGAAAGCCTGCTGAAGATGATCCCTCCGGTCGCTCAAGGTTATTCCAAGGGCCGAGAAAATTTTGTTTCCAAAGCCGGCCCGGCATTTGATTATTTCGCGGCGGCGGAAACAGCCAGTAGCTTACCGATCATGTTTTTGCTGAATGCGCATCGGGCCAATCGCCTGGAAATGCTGAAAGCCAGAAACAATGATCAACCTGGATTGAGTACCATTCTCAATAAACTGACCTCCGCGACCTGGAAATCTCCAGCGGCCGATGCGCAGGATCGTGCACTACAGAAAATTGTGGAAATGGAGTATGTGGAAGGCTTGATGAAGCTTTATACCCATAAAGATGCCTATGATGACATCAAAGCAATGGCCAGAAATGAATTGGTCAACATTCAGAAGTATGCAAAGGCACGCAACGATTACTATTATAGCTATGCTGCAGAGAAAATCGGCGCTTTCCTGGAAGATCCCGGCGATTTCAAAGGAGGTCCAATGATCAAAGCACCGGATGGTTCTCCGATTGGAAGCCACCAGCATTCCGCTTTATGTTCACATGGATATTGA
- a CDS encoding pitrilysin family protein — protein MIKFEEFRLDNGLQVIVHEDSNSMQVCLNILYHVGARNENPERTGFAHLFEHLMFGGSKNIPSFDEPLQAVGGDNNAFTGNDFTNYYTTIPSTNVETAFWLESDRMLSLSFDPEVLEVQRSVVIEEFKERYLNQPYGDVWMKLRPEAYKVHPYRWATIGREISHIEKATMDDVKDFFGKFYGPNNATLVLAGGITLKEAKRLSEKWFGPIPAIKVGNKDIPQEPRQEKHRLVEVTADVPTKALYKSFHMPGRSEKKYHTADLLSDLLGRGKSSPLYRELVNDQRMFHSISAYVVGSADPGLLMIEGKLKDDTTFEAAEEGINKVLTSIRSGEVDEESVDRIKSQAEASIAFGEVELLNRAVGLAFSDFLGDPNLINQELSIVQDVSKKDLLDMANDILLEDNTTTLHYHKAN, from the coding sequence ATGATCAAATTCGAGGAGTTTCGGCTGGACAATGGATTACAAGTCATCGTGCATGAAGATTCCAACTCCATGCAGGTATGTCTGAACATTCTTTATCATGTCGGCGCCAGAAACGAGAACCCCGAGCGAACAGGTTTTGCGCACCTTTTTGAACACCTCATGTTTGGAGGGTCCAAAAATATTCCTTCGTTCGATGAGCCGCTGCAGGCAGTAGGTGGTGACAATAATGCTTTTACCGGCAATGACTTCACCAATTACTACACGACCATTCCATCTACCAATGTAGAAACCGCCTTCTGGCTCGAATCAGACCGTATGTTGAGTCTTTCTTTCGATCCGGAAGTATTGGAAGTTCAACGCAGTGTGGTCATTGAAGAATTCAAAGAACGTTATTTGAATCAACCTTACGGAGACGTTTGGATGAAGCTTCGTCCAGAGGCCTACAAGGTGCACCCCTATCGTTGGGCGACCATCGGTAGGGAGATCAGCCATATCGAAAAGGCCACGATGGATGATGTAAAAGATTTCTTCGGTAAGTTTTACGGACCTAATAACGCGACACTGGTATTGGCAGGAGGGATCACCTTGAAAGAAGCCAAACGCCTCTCTGAGAAATGGTTCGGACCCATCCCTGCCATCAAGGTGGGAAATAAAGACATTCCGCAAGAGCCAAGACAGGAGAAACATCGACTGGTGGAAGTAACCGCGGATGTCCCAACTAAAGCCCTTTACAAGTCTTTTCACATGCCAGGGCGGTCTGAAAAAAAGTATCATACGGCTGACTTACTGAGCGACTTGCTTGGAAGGGGAAAATCTTCACCGTTGTACCGTGAGTTGGTGAATGATCAGCGAATGTTCCACTCGATATCGGCCTATGTGGTTGGTAGTGCAGATCCCGGACTTCTTATGATTGAGGGCAAACTGAAAGATGATACCACTTTCGAAGCTGCGGAAGAAGGCATCAATAAAGTGCTAACCTCCATACGTTCAGGAGAAGTTGATGAGGAATCGGTGGATCGCATCAAAAGCCAGGCGGAGGCTTCTATTGCTTTTGGAGAAGTGGAATTATTGAACCGCGCTGTTGGTCTTGCTTTTAGTGATTTTCTAGGCGATCCTAACCTGATCAATCAAGAGTTATCCATCGTTCAGGATGTCAGTAAAAAAGACTTGCTGGATATGGCCAATGATATCTTATTAGAAGACAACACCACTACTTTACACTATCATAAAGCAAATTAG
- the ispF gene encoding 2-C-methyl-D-erythritol 2,4-cyclodiphosphate synthase — translation MKPNFRIGYGYDVHRLAEGVPFWLGGIQIKHTHGAYGHSDADVLIHVICDALLGAANMRDIGYHFSDTDPQFKGIDSKILLRDVVKLLDDAGYGIGNIDATVCLQAPKIMPYIEDMKVCLAEVMSIPVEDVSVKATTTEKLGFVGTKEGVSAHAVALIYKK, via the coding sequence ATGAAACCTAACTTCAGAATTGGCTACGGATACGATGTACACCGACTGGCAGAAGGCGTCCCCTTTTGGCTAGGAGGCATTCAAATTAAGCATACCCACGGCGCTTATGGACATTCGGATGCGGATGTATTGATCCATGTCATTTGTGATGCTCTGTTGGGCGCAGCAAACATGCGAGATATTGGATACCACTTCTCCGATACCGACCCTCAATTCAAAGGGATCGATAGTAAGATCTTGCTCAGAGATGTGGTGAAATTGCTGGATGACGCAGGGTATGGCATTGGCAACATCGATGCAACTGTATGCTTGCAGGCCCCGAAAATTATGCCCTACATCGAAGACATGAAAGTCTGTCTGGCGGAAGTCATGTCCATTCCGGTAGAAGATGTTTCTGTGAAAGCAACAACCACTGAGAAATTAGGATTCGTAGGCACCAAAGAGGGCGTTTCTGCACATGCAGTGGCGTTGATTTATAAGAAATAA
- a CDS encoding DUF4302 domain-containing protein → MRKLYPIFLLVFMFGCQFNDDPKLPPVEERVSDAIEEMEDLLVAPANGWRIDYRPNSLGGDYLIIMDFDRQGNVRIQSDVPANDGEFRDHIISYRIDVGSGVELVLETYGVFHYLFELNETSFGGEFEFIFDEEDNGNLVFDSKTDGSVIVFQPAASTDPSLISTEAITLLQQGIFRQQNLAGAGNFVQYNMYLQDIDATVSMAMDLDLRRISIQGIVAGQSIDEILSSPSREEIDHSSVFSIRGEDVVLANSRSISFQGNQITFDRIPIENIDRIASSFCTGQVDSLTTFTSGNAAGLGNFTLTSSLAATHSNFGEDSFGNVNAGFIYDENDDPISDAITALLPDVVAFQVYNGVPLNDGSTLRALGWITVDELNNVDFIFREYEYSQQGNLATFNFLDTFFRQDQLSEEQMDAVTKLTDLIFEGNQVYLLEALTIEGLIEFYNPCNRHKGFFFLEP, encoded by the coding sequence ATGAGAAAACTGTATCCAATTTTCTTACTCGTTTTCATGTTTGGTTGTCAATTCAATGACGACCCAAAACTCCCTCCGGTGGAGGAACGTGTATCGGATGCAATCGAAGAAATGGAGGACCTCTTGGTGGCTCCTGCCAATGGTTGGCGCATAGATTATCGTCCTAATAGTTTGGGAGGAGATTACCTGATCATTATGGATTTTGATCGCCAGGGCAATGTCCGGATTCAGTCAGATGTACCTGCCAACGATGGAGAATTCCGGGATCACATTATCTCCTATCGCATAGATGTAGGCTCTGGCGTAGAGTTAGTGTTAGAAACTTATGGTGTCTTTCATTACTTGTTTGAATTGAATGAAACCTCTTTTGGAGGCGAATTTGAATTCATCTTCGATGAAGAAGACAATGGCAACCTGGTATTCGATAGTAAGACAGATGGATCTGTGATTGTTTTTCAACCGGCAGCCAGTACTGATCCGAGCTTGATCTCTACCGAAGCAATAACACTGCTACAACAAGGGATTTTCAGACAACAAAACTTAGCAGGAGCAGGAAATTTCGTGCAATACAACATGTATTTGCAAGACATTGATGCAACCGTATCCATGGCTATGGACCTGGACCTACGTCGGATTAGTATTCAAGGAATCGTGGCAGGTCAAAGCATTGACGAAATTCTCTCGAGTCCGAGCCGGGAAGAAATCGATCATTCCAGTGTGTTTTCCATCAGAGGGGAAGACGTTGTATTGGCAAATTCTCGCTCCATTTCATTTCAAGGTAATCAGATCACATTTGATCGCATTCCCATCGAAAACATTGATCGCATCGCTTCCAGCTTTTGCACCGGGCAGGTCGACTCATTGACGACATTTACTAGCGGTAACGCAGCGGGACTAGGCAATTTCACGCTGACCAGTTCTCTGGCAGCTACTCATTCCAACTTTGGAGAAGACTCATTCGGGAATGTCAATGCAGGATTTATCTATGATGAAAATGATGATCCTATTTCTGACGCAATCACCGCGTTGTTACCGGATGTCGTGGCGTTTCAAGTTTACAACGGAGTACCACTCAATGATGGTAGTACCTTGAGGGCACTTGGCTGGATAACGGTTGACGAATTAAATAATGTGGACTTTATCTTTCGAGAATACGAATATTCGCAACAAGGTAATCTTGCGACCTTCAATTTTCTCGACACATTTTTTCGACAAGATCAATTGAGTGAAGAACAAATGGATGCGGTAACAAAACTTACCGATCTTATTTTTGAAGGAAATCAGGTTTATCTATTGGAAGCGCTTACCATCGAAGGCCTGATAGAATTTTACAACCCTTGCAATCGTCACAAAGGGTTCTTCTTTCTAGAACCTTAA
- a CDS encoding putative zinc-binding metallopeptidase, with product MMKNVAEKILMIAVLGLALSACYPTEELNVDVNEPDDGLDSELDIYIDQNFTQEYGMAIRYKFVDNYVSPTERVTPPRLEAVRPMLDFIEDFWINPYLEVPNGEEFFRNHVPAEIVFLGGLIFNNDGTVTLGTADAGAQITFTNVNAVDPTDLEWRDLQLRTVYHEFAHTVHQRYKLPNAFETFTATGYTSAGAWFTLNDQQALSRGFVSPYATSSPNEDFAETVAFFFFDPDFDSNFIQLDPDCETEDCTITNDGRTSISIKLAAISDHYERVTGVSLESLREAVQSRL from the coding sequence ATGATGAAAAATGTGGCAGAAAAGATTTTGATGATAGCCGTACTTGGGTTGGCCTTGAGTGCCTGCTATCCAACGGAGGAATTGAATGTGGATGTCAATGAACCAGATGACGGGTTGGATTCTGAGTTGGACATCTACATCGACCAGAATTTTACGCAAGAATATGGGATGGCCATTCGCTATAAGTTTGTTGACAACTATGTCAGCCCTACAGAGCGCGTGACCCCACCCAGATTAGAGGCAGTGCGCCCAATGCTGGATTTCATCGAAGACTTTTGGATCAATCCTTATCTGGAAGTGCCCAATGGGGAAGAATTTTTCAGGAATCATGTGCCAGCGGAAATTGTGTTCCTGGGTGGATTGATTTTTAACAATGATGGGACCGTGACGCTGGGGACAGCAGATGCCGGAGCACAGATCACATTCACCAATGTAAATGCGGTGGATCCTACAGATCTGGAATGGAGAGATTTGCAACTACGGACCGTATATCACGAGTTTGCCCACACGGTTCATCAGCGGTACAAACTTCCCAATGCGTTTGAAACTTTTACAGCCACTGGCTACACCAGCGCTGGAGCCTGGTTTACACTCAATGATCAACAAGCATTAAGTCGAGGATTTGTTTCTCCATATGCGACCAGTTCCCCCAACGAAGACTTTGCCGAAACAGTAGCATTCTTTTTCTTCGACCCTGATTTTGATAGCAACTTCATTCAGTTGGATCCTGATTGCGAAACAGAAGACTGTACGATAACAAATGATGGTCGAACATCCATTTCTATCAAACTGGCGGCCATTAGTGACCATTACGAGCGTGTCACTGGTGTATCACTGGAATCATTGAGAGAAGCCGTACAAAGCAGACTATGA